The proteins below are encoded in one region of Fibrella aestuarina BUZ 2:
- a CDS encoding DUF4256 domain-containing protein — translation MAKELSTEERDELIKVVKARFEKNKQRHAGIDWADVQARLEAKPEKLWALQAMEDTGGEPDVVAYDASTGEYVFYDCSAESPTGRRSLCYDHDALEARKDDKPDNSAVEMAAELGIDLLTEAQYRELQTLGQFDAKTSSWLQTPPAIRQLGGALFADFRYNTVFVYHNGASSYYAARAFRGSLRV, via the coding sequence CGAAGAGCGCGACGAACTGATTAAAGTAGTAAAAGCTCGTTTCGAGAAAAATAAGCAGCGCCATGCGGGCATCGATTGGGCTGACGTTCAGGCAAGGCTGGAAGCCAAACCGGAAAAGCTGTGGGCGCTTCAGGCGATGGAAGATACCGGCGGTGAACCCGACGTGGTTGCCTATGACGCCAGCACGGGCGAATACGTCTTTTACGACTGCTCGGCCGAAAGCCCCACGGGTCGCCGCAGCCTCTGCTACGACCACGACGCGCTGGAAGCGAGAAAAGACGATAAGCCCGACAATAGCGCCGTGGAGATGGCCGCTGAGCTAGGCATCGACCTGCTGACGGAAGCCCAATACCGGGAATTACAAACGCTTGGCCAATTCGACGCGAAAACATCGAGCTGGCTGCAAACGCCCCCCGCGATCCGACAACTTGGTGGCGCGCTCTTTGCCGATTTTCGCTACAATACCGTCTTCGTGTACCACAACGGGGCGTCGTCGTACTACGCCGCCCGGGCATTTCGGGGTTCACTGCGGGTTTGA